The region GCGTTTGTGTTTTCATTTATTTCATCAGTCAAGGAAACATTGATATACTGAGTACTGCTTCTATTGTTTTCGGTAGAAGTCGAATCAAGCCCTACGCTTCCATCAAAATATAGCCTGGGGGTTATATTTTGTTTCAAACCCATAGTGGCTCTATTAATAATACCGGCACTGCCATTAGAATAAGCATACGAAAAAGAAATGACAGTATACGCACTATACAAGTAATTTAAATCAAGACCATAAGTATTTTGCCACCAATTACTTTCATTTGCTTCAATAGTTCTGTTTTGTGAATAATTGTACTTTGCAGTTACCGTAAAATGCTCGCTTAAATTTTTTGTATATACAAAGCCATAATTATTAGAAAATGATTCATGTCTTGGCCTGACCATCCCAAATTCCTTCTCGAAAGAGTCGGGGGAGAAAGAATGAGAAAAATTATAGCTCAAAAAAATGTTATCGTATTCAGAAAACTCATTTTTAAAACTAAAAGTTAAATCTTCAGAAGAGTTCTTTATATCTTTAAACCTTGACTGTTGTCGGTGGTTTACAGTTCCTCCTAAATTCAACATTCTTCTTTTACTCTCATATAATGCATCCATCCTAAGAGTCAATGCTGTTATAAAATCCTCCTTCTTATCTACATCTGAAAAAGTTAAGTTATCATCATATGTTTCGGTAATAGTGCTGGAAATCTTTAAGTCTAATCCATTATATTGGAATGCATGGACACCTGTAGACACAAAAAAAAGCAAAAAGGCTATCAAGTAACCTTTTGCAACTATCAGTAGATGACATCTTTTTTTCACTCTCACATTAATAAAGATTTTTTATTATATAATAATTCCATAAAATTTTCCTATAGCTGGAATCTCTGTTATATGATTTCATAATCAACCAGTCTAAGTCCAAGTTAATCTTCTCAAAGTCTTGCTTATTAAGTTTACTACCTATGATAAAAACGATTATATCTCAACTTAACCGTATGACATATCACATTATTGTGCTAAGATATGTCTAATGCTAAAAATTAAAATCTGCGGAATAACTAACACCGATGACGCCTCAGCGGCGATCGAATATGGCGCTGATGCGTTAGGTTTTGTTTTCTATCAGAAAAGCCCTCGCTATATAACTCCCGAAACAGCAAAAACTATTATCTCGTCGCTGCCGCCTTTTATAAAAACGGTTGGAGTCTTCGTTGATAAAGAAAAAAAAGAAGTTGAGAAAATCACCGCTTATACGGGATTAGATTTGATACAGTTTCACGGTTCTGAACCCCCGGAGTACTGTTCTACCAGCAGGAAAGTTATTAAAGCTCTCAGAGTAAAAGAACTATCCGATCTTGAGCCCTTAAAACGTTACAAAACTGCGTCGGCATTTCTGCTTGATACGTATTCCTCCGAGACAATTGGCGGAACAGGACAGATATTTAACTGGGAGATTGCTATTGAGGCCAAAAAATTCGGACGGATAATTCTCGCAGGCGGGTTGACTCCTGAAAATATCGAGGAAGCGGTAAAGCTGGTCCAGCCATATGGTGTTGATGTAGCTTCCGGTGTCGAAGGCAGTATTAAGGGCAGAAAGGACCACAAAAAACTGCGGTTGTTCATTGAAAGAGCAAGGGGTGCGTCTTTAAAACATTATTTATGAATGATATGTCAGTTGCAAATGTATCAACGCCTGACAGGACCCTTCTTAACAAAACAGAAATAGAAAAAATATTAGGCCTGCCTTTCACCAATAATAACAATGTCAGGCTATTACAAAGCGGACAGGAAGTCTTTCAGGCAATCCTCGATGCTGTTTCAACTGCCCTGCATACTATCTGCATTGAATTTTATATCTTTAAGGACGATGATACAGGCAATAAGCTTTCATCTTTGCTTAAAGAAAAATCCCGGCAAGGCGTCAGTGTCTACCTGCTGTATGACCATTTCGGGTCATTCCTCACCTCCCGGAATTTTTGGTCTGATTTAAAAAAAGAAGGTGTAAAGGTCAGGGTATCTCATCCTTTTAAATTGTCATCGCTTAAAAGTTATATTTATCGTGATCATAAAAAGCTCCTGGTGATCGACGGTCAAAAGGCATTTATGGGCGGATTCAATATTGCCGACGAATACTACAGGTTTTTTAGAAAGAAGAAAAAGATATGGCGCGATATGGGGATTTACCTTGAAGGCCCAATCACCTCTTCCTTGCTCGACATTTTCAGTAAAAGCTGGAAGACCTGGAAAGGCGAGCTTATTAAATCGCCAATAGAGCACCCGCAACCAACACACGGCGTCCCAGTTATCCCCATCTTTGTCAGTTCAGCCAGGGCAAGAAGAAAGATGAGGAGGCTGCTTCTTTACAGTATTAAAAACTCAAAAGAGAGCATATTACTGACAACCGCCTATTTCATCCCGAGCAGAAGGATACTCAGGGCGCTGATACGCGCGGCTCAAAGAGGCGTAAACCTCAAGCTACTTCTTCCGGGGAAAACAGATGTCCTTTCGGTCTTCTACGCCGGCAGAAGTTATTATGCCCGGCTGCTAAAGGCAGGGGTTGAAATATATAATTATCAGGGAGCGGTGCTTCATTCCAAGACCTCGGTATTTGACGGTTGCTGGAGTGTAATAGGTTCCGCAAACCTCGACTTTCAATCTCTGCGGAGAAATGAGGAAAGCAATGTTGGAATTTTCGACATGGAATTCAGCAGGCAGACAACAGAGGTTTTCCAGAACGATCTTAAGAGCTCAATCAAAATAGATGCTGAGACATGGTCAAGGCGTCCTTTGCATCAGAAGTTTCTTGAAAAGTTCTTTTACTTGATCATACGAAAATTATAATTATCACACCAAATATTCGCATACTTTTTCCGGTTATTGTTATTCTCCTTTACTGTGATATAATAGTGATTTGCAAAATTCAATCATTAAGGACTTGCTGAATTTATGAATGAAAAAGTTCCTGACAACAAAGGTCATTTCGGCATTTACGGAGGTAGGTTTGTCCCCGAAACCCTCATGCCCGCGCTCATTGAGCTTGAAGCCGCATACAGGAAATACATAAAGGACAGGACCTTTCTTGAAGAATTGCGCTCGCTTCAAAAAGATTTTATAGGAAGACCGACCCCGCTGTACTTTGCAAAGAACCTCACTGAAAAACTCGGCGGGGCAAAAATCTACCTCAAGAGAGAAGACCTCTGTCACACTGGCGCCCACAAGATCAATAACGCCCTTGCCCAGGCCCTGCTTGCAAAGAGGATGGGGAAAAGCAGGGTAATCGCGGAGACCGGCGCGGGACAGCACGGTGTTGCCACTGCAACAGGCGCTGCGTTAGCCGGGCTTGAATGCGAAATATACATGGGAAGCGAAGATATAAGACGGCAGGCGTTGAATGTTTTCAGGATGCGACTGCTTGGCGCAAAGGTCACGGAAGTGAACGTGGGTTCAAAGACATTAAAAGACGCGATCAATGAGGCCTTGAGAGACTGGACGACCAATGTCGGCCATACTCATTATGTCTTAGGGACGGCGTTTGGGCCCCATCCCTACCCTGTGATGGTAAGAAATTTTCAGTCGGTAATAGGCAATGAGGCGAAAAAACAAATATTACAAGCTGAGAAAAAACTGCCTGATCGCCTGATCGCCTGCGTCGGCGGTGGCAGTAACTCCATCGGATTATTTTTTGCGTTCCTTAAAGACAACATCAGAATGATCGGCGTTGAGGCCGGAGGGCATGGGATTGCATCAGGCGAGCACGCGGCGCGTTTCGCTGGAGGCTCTCTCGGCGTCTTTCAGGGATGTAAAAGTTATCTGCTGCAGGATGATGACGGCAATGTGCTCGGCACGCATTCGGTTTCCGCGGGACTTGATTACGCATCAGTGGGGCCTGAACATTCTTTTCTCAGGGACCTAAAAAGGATTGAATATACCTATGCCACTGACGAAGAGGCCTTGAAGGCCTTTGAGCTGTTGAGCAGAACTGAAGGCATCATCCCGGCGCTTGAATCCGCACACGCGGTTGCTGAAGCATCCAAGGTAGCTCCGGCCCTGCCGAAAGATTCCGTCATCATTGTAAACCTCTCAGGCAGGGGTGATAAAGATGTGCAAGAAGTGGCAAAGATAAAAGGAATAGAGTTGCAATGAGCAGGATAACTAAAACATTTATAAATCTCAGATCATCGGGCAAGAAGGCCCTTATCCCCTACATTATGACGGGAGACCCTTCGCTTGAGGCCACAAAAAAACTTGTCGCGGATATTGGGGAAGCAGGGGCGGACATCATTGAACTCGGGGTCCCTTTCAGCGATCCTCTCGCAGA is a window of Nitrospirota bacterium DNA encoding:
- a CDS encoding phosphoribosylanthranilate isomerase, with the protein product MLKIKICGITNTDDASAAIEYGADALGFVFYQKSPRYITPETAKTIISSLPPFIKTVGVFVDKEKKEVEKITAYTGLDLIQFHGSEPPEYCSTSRKVIKALRVKELSDLEPLKRYKTASAFLLDTYSSETIGGTGQIFNWEIAIEAKKFGRIILAGGLTPENIEEAVKLVQPYGVDVASGVEGSIKGRKDHKKLRLFIERARGASLKHYL
- the trpB gene encoding tryptophan synthase subunit beta, with translation MNEKVPDNKGHFGIYGGRFVPETLMPALIELEAAYRKYIKDRTFLEELRSLQKDFIGRPTPLYFAKNLTEKLGGAKIYLKREDLCHTGAHKINNALAQALLAKRMGKSRVIAETGAGQHGVATATGAALAGLECEIYMGSEDIRRQALNVFRMRLLGAKVTEVNVGSKTLKDAINEALRDWTTNVGHTHYVLGTAFGPHPYPVMVRNFQSVIGNEAKKQILQAEKKLPDRLIACVGGGSNSIGLFFAFLKDNIRMIGVEAGGHGIASGEHAARFAGGSLGVFQGCKSYLLQDDDGNVLGTHSVSAGLDYASVGPEHSFLRDLKRIEYTYATDEEALKAFELLSRTEGIIPALESAHAVAEASKVAPALPKDSVIIVNLSGRGDKDVQEVAKIKGIELQ